One stretch of Rhodohalobacter mucosus DNA includes these proteins:
- the uvrA gene encoding excinuclease ABC subunit UvrA has protein sequence MPDSNIKSPESSASNGAAQIAAERPIIVKGACVHNLKNIDVTIPRNRLTVVTGVSGSGKSSLAFDTIYAEGQRRYVESLSSYARQFLERMDKPDVDFMQGISPAMAIQQKTTSSNPRSTVGTSTEIYDYVRLLFARIGKTISPVSGKQVQKDTAETVIHELFEEQEEKTRFYVLFPIDLREGRKLGEELAVLKEKGLVRLLNIETEDIIDLSTDELNLKKINPDTHRVLVDRLAVKKDDETRSRIADSVETAFREGHGRCTIKLRGGEELRYSERFERDGMEFLEPTPQMFSFNNPFGACDTCEGFGRVSGIDEDLVIPDHDKTIRGGAVAPFDSPKFNKYLRDFIRVAAREQLPIDVPYKDLDKETRRILWNGKDGYAGIHGFFEDVKSQFYKVHMRVLYSRYRGYSRCPDCEGYRVRKDALYVKVGDLHIGEVSEMTIGHARDFFDDLKLSDFEQEVAGQILYEIRKRLKYLVEVGLDYLTLDRLTNTLSGGESQRISLANSLGSSLIGSLYVLDEPTIGLHPRDNDRLINILKSLRDIGNTVLVVEHDPEMIKAADNVIDIGPFAGRYGGEVVFSGSYDGLLNSKSLTGKYLSGRKEIEVPKKRRKGSGKSITVTGASEHNLKSIDVEFPLGAMVCVTGVSGSGKSTLVHDTLYATIQKELGTWKEKVGRNRGVKGLKYVESVEMVDQSPIGRSTRSNPATYTKAFDGIRDLFAGTRQSKIMGYSPGHFSFNVPGGRCEACQGEGIQKIEMQFMADIELVCEECGGTRFRKEILQIKYRGKNIHDVLEMSVSDAIDFFTDEPSIINKLQPLEDVGLGYLRLGQSATTLSGGEAQRVKLAKFLSKTNTDHTLYFFDEPTTGLHFEDISKLLGSFNELVNQGHSVIIIEHNLDIIKSADWIIDIGPEGGFGGGQVVATGTPEEIAGVAESHTGRFLKDVL, from the coding sequence ATGCCAGACAGCAATATTAAAAGTCCGGAATCCAGCGCTTCAAACGGCGCAGCACAGATTGCTGCTGAACGCCCGATTATCGTAAAAGGTGCGTGCGTTCACAATCTTAAAAATATTGACGTAACCATCCCGCGTAACAGGCTTACGGTTGTAACCGGTGTGTCCGGTTCAGGAAAGTCGAGCCTTGCATTCGATACCATCTATGCCGAAGGCCAGAGGCGTTATGTGGAAAGTCTGTCGAGTTATGCCCGTCAGTTTCTGGAACGGATGGATAAGCCCGATGTGGATTTCATGCAGGGTATTTCACCCGCCATGGCCATTCAGCAGAAAACAACGAGCAGTAATCCGCGATCCACGGTGGGCACATCCACGGAAATCTACGACTACGTTCGTTTGCTGTTCGCCCGTATCGGGAAAACCATATCCCCGGTATCCGGCAAGCAGGTTCAGAAAGACACGGCCGAAACAGTGATTCATGAGCTTTTTGAAGAACAGGAGGAGAAGACGCGTTTTTATGTTCTCTTTCCAATCGACCTGCGGGAAGGGAGAAAACTGGGTGAAGAGCTTGCTGTTTTGAAAGAGAAGGGGCTGGTGAGGCTGCTCAATATTGAAACCGAGGATATTATTGACCTGAGTACGGACGAGCTGAACCTGAAAAAGATCAATCCGGATACCCACAGGGTGCTGGTTGACCGCCTGGCCGTTAAAAAGGATGATGAAACGCGCAGCCGGATTGCCGATTCGGTGGAAACGGCCTTCCGGGAGGGGCACGGACGCTGCACCATTAAACTTCGAGGCGGCGAGGAACTTCGGTACAGTGAGCGGTTTGAACGCGACGGGATGGAGTTTCTGGAACCCACCCCCCAGATGTTCTCATTCAATAACCCGTTTGGTGCATGTGATACGTGCGAGGGCTTTGGCCGTGTATCAGGCATAGACGAAGACCTGGTGATTCCGGATCACGATAAAACAATCCGCGGCGGAGCTGTAGCGCCATTTGATTCACCAAAATTCAATAAGTACCTGCGCGATTTTATCCGCGTGGCCGCCAGGGAACAGCTCCCGATTGACGTACCCTATAAAGATCTGGATAAGGAAACCAGGCGAATATTATGGAATGGCAAGGATGGTTATGCAGGCATTCACGGCTTTTTTGAGGATGTAAAAAGTCAGTTTTACAAAGTGCATATGAGAGTGCTTTATTCGCGATACCGCGGTTACAGCCGGTGTCCCGATTGTGAGGGATACAGAGTCCGGAAAGATGCGCTCTATGTAAAGGTGGGTGACCTGCATATCGGCGAGGTATCGGAAATGACCATTGGTCACGCCAGAGATTTCTTTGATGACCTGAAGCTTTCTGACTTTGAGCAGGAAGTAGCCGGACAGATTTTGTACGAGATCAGAAAACGCCTGAAATACCTGGTTGAGGTGGGGCTCGATTATCTTACACTCGACCGCCTTACCAATACGCTCAGCGGCGGGGAGTCTCAGCGCATCAGCCTTGCCAACTCCCTGGGAAGTTCTCTCATAGGAAGTCTTTATGTTCTGGACGAACCCACCATTGGTCTTCATCCGCGCGATAACGACCGGCTTATCAACATACTGAAGTCACTTCGCGACATTGGCAATACGGTTCTTGTAGTGGAGCACGATCCGGAGATGATCAAAGCCGCCGACAATGTGATTGATATTGGCCCCTTCGCCGGCAGGTATGGAGGCGAGGTGGTTTTCAGCGGATCTTATGATGGCCTGCTCAATTCAAAATCACTGACCGGAAAATATCTCAGCGGCCGCAAGGAAATTGAAGTACCCAAAAAACGGAGAAAGGGCAGCGGAAAATCGATAACGGTTACCGGCGCCTCCGAACACAACCTGAAAAGCATCGATGTGGAATTTCCTTTGGGAGCCATGGTATGCGTAACCGGTGTTTCGGGATCGGGTAAGTCGACACTGGTGCACGATACACTCTATGCAACCATTCAGAAAGAGCTGGGAACCTGGAAAGAGAAAGTGGGAAGGAACCGGGGCGTTAAGGGCTTAAAGTATGTTGAGTCGGTGGAAATGGTGGACCAAAGCCCGATCGGCCGATCCACCCGTTCAAACCCGGCAACCTACACAAAGGCGTTTGACGGCATCAGGGACCTTTTTGCGGGTACGCGTCAATCTAAAATTATGGGTTACTCACCGGGACACTTTTCTTTTAATGTTCCGGGCGGCAGATGTGAAGCGTGCCAGGGCGAGGGGATACAGAAGATTGAGATGCAGTTTATGGCCGATATTGAGCTGGTTTGCGAGGAGTGCGGCGGTACACGATTCCGCAAGGAGATTCTGCAGATTAAATATCGGGGGAAAAATATTCACGATGTGCTGGAGATGAGCGTGAGTGACGCAATAGATTTTTTCACGGACGAACCGTCCATCATAAATAAACTGCAGCCGCTTGAGGATGTGGGACTGGGTTATCTCAGGCTGGGTCAAAGCGCAACCACGTTATCAGGCGGAGAAGCGCAGCGGGTGAAACTGGCCAAATTTCTGTCAAAAACAAATACCGATCATACGCTCTACTTTTTTGACGAACCTACCACAGGTCTCCATTTTGAGGATATATCAAAACTGCTTGGCTCCTTCAACGAACTGGTGAATCAGGGGCACTCCGTCATCATTATCGAGCACAATCTGGATATCATCAAGTCGGCCGACTGGATTATTGATATCGGTCCGGAAGGCGGTTTCGGCGGCGGGCAGGTCGTCGCAACCGGAACACCGGAAGAGATTGCCGGTGTGGCCGAAAGTCATACCGGACGTTTCTTAAAGGATGTGCTTTAA
- a CDS encoding amidohydrolase family protein yields the protein MIKSLNKTAAVVTLLAAAVLFAVPEADAQIAVKGETVYTMDGAPISNGVVLIRDGKIERVGSASRVRIPDDYEVYEAEVVTPGLIDARSVVGLAGYYNQDHDQDQLETSNAVQPELRAVDAYNAREHLVGYLREQGITTLHTGHGPGAVISGQTMIVKTKGETVDEALLDESTMLSMTLGSGISGRFSSPGTRSKTVSVLRQELIKARDYAEKRAEGETNGTDLKMEVLADLIDGDMTAMVMAHRAHDIMTALRIQREFGFPMVLEGASEAYLVMDEIREAGVPVIIHPKMIRPGGEAKHSSMETAGKLHEAGIHVVFQSGYEGYVPKTRVARYEAAIAAANGMGMENALQALTLGAAELLGVDDRVGSLERGKDADVVLFDGDPFEYLTHVKAVIIDGEVVHSAEE from the coding sequence ATGATAAAAAGTCTGAATAAAACAGCAGCTGTCGTCACGCTGCTGGCAGCGGCTGTTCTATTCGCTGTACCCGAAGCCGACGCTCAGATTGCGGTTAAAGGCGAAACGGTCTATACAATGGACGGGGCTCCCATCTCCAATGGTGTTGTTCTGATACGGGACGGAAAAATTGAGAGGGTCGGATCTGCCAGCCGCGTTCGCATTCCGGATGACTATGAAGTATATGAAGCTGAAGTGGTTACGCCGGGCCTTATCGATGCAAGATCGGTTGTGGGGCTTGCAGGCTACTACAATCAGGATCACGACCAGGATCAGCTTGAAACTTCAAATGCCGTGCAGCCCGAACTGCGTGCAGTTGATGCCTATAATGCGCGGGAACACCTGGTTGGATATTTGAGGGAACAGGGAATCACTACGCTTCACACTGGTCATGGCCCCGGTGCGGTTATCAGTGGTCAGACCATGATCGTTAAAACAAAAGGTGAAACCGTGGATGAAGCCCTGCTCGATGAAAGCACCATGCTTTCCATGACGCTTGGTTCCGGTATCAGCGGCCGGTTCAGTTCACCCGGTACCCGTTCAAAAACCGTTTCAGTGCTGCGTCAGGAGCTGATCAAAGCACGAGACTATGCTGAGAAACGGGCAGAAGGTGAGACGAACGGCACGGATCTCAAGATGGAGGTGTTAGCCGACCTGATTGACGGTGATATGACCGCCATGGTGATGGCACACAGGGCTCACGATATCATGACCGCTCTCCGGATTCAGCGTGAATTTGGCTTTCCTATGGTGCTTGAGGGTGCCTCGGAAGCGTACCTGGTGATGGATGAAATACGGGAGGCCGGTGTCCCCGTCATCATACACCCAAAGATGATACGTCCGGGTGGAGAAGCCAAACACTCAAGCATGGAAACAGCCGGCAAGCTCCATGAAGCGGGTATTCACGTTGTTTTCCAAAGCGGTTATGAGGGATATGTGCCCAAAACGAGGGTCGCCCGCTACGAAGCAGCCATTGCAGCCGCAAACGGCATGGGCATGGAAAATGCACTCCAGGCACTCACGCTGGGCGCTGCAGAACTGCTTGGAGTCGATGACCGGGTGGGGTCGCTTGAGCGGGGCAAGGATGCGGATGTGGTGCTGTTCGATGGAGACCCGTTTGAGTACCTGACTCATGTAAAGGCGGTAATTATCGATGGTGAGGTGGTTCATTCTGCCGAAGAGTGA
- a CDS encoding amidohydrolase family protein, which produces MMIKRLLLLGLLLITAVQLVQAQQTPHVFEGAEIIPIEGDPIANGVLVVQDGKITAVGAAGSVSVPRNAVRHDMSGMVIMPGLVDTHSHIGEGDGGDGSSSMHPDVRIMDTIDPRSKTFIKAMAGGITTVNIMPGSGLLMSGQTVYVKTKPSNTIEEMLVVVDEETGIYGGLKMANGTNPLRSSGSPGTRAKSAALVRGLFVKAQDYQNKIREADGDPEKMPARDLQMETLVEVLEGKRIVHHHTHRHDDILTAIRLSEEFGYRVVLQHVSEAWRVADEIAGSSVVGSSIIQIDSPGGKLEAINLLNINGKALEDAGAPVAYHTDDPIVDSRFFLRSAALGVNEGMSRQKALEAVTIAGARLLDLDHRVGSLEPGKDADFIILNGDPFSVYTHIEQTWIEGEKAWDRSNPDDKVYATGGYDIFRHNATHVHDIHE; this is translated from the coding sequence ATGATGATAAAACGATTACTATTACTGGGGTTGCTTCTGATTACGGCTGTGCAGCTGGTTCAGGCGCAGCAGACACCCCATGTGTTTGAAGGCGCGGAGATTATACCCATTGAGGGAGATCCCATTGCCAATGGAGTACTGGTTGTACAAGATGGAAAAATAACGGCGGTCGGTGCCGCGGGCTCGGTTTCAGTTCCACGGAACGCGGTTCGCCACGATATGAGCGGCATGGTGATTATGCCCGGTCTGGTGGATACCCACTCCCATATTGGTGAAGGTGACGGCGGGGACGGCTCCTCATCCATGCACCCGGATGTCCGGATCATGGATACCATCGATCCGCGCAGCAAAACCTTTATCAAGGCGATGGCGGGAGGGATAACCACGGTGAATATCATGCCCGGGTCCGGACTGCTGATGAGCGGGCAAACCGTTTATGTGAAAACCAAACCATCCAATACCATCGAGGAGATGCTTGTTGTTGTGGATGAAGAAACAGGTATTTATGGTGGGCTGAAAATGGCGAACGGCACCAACCCGCTGCGTTCAAGCGGTTCGCCGGGAACGCGTGCAAAATCAGCGGCACTGGTCCGCGGACTTTTTGTAAAAGCACAGGATTATCAGAACAAAATCCGTGAAGCGGATGGCGATCCGGAAAAAATGCCGGCTCGTGACCTGCAGATGGAAACCCTGGTGGAAGTGCTTGAAGGCAAGAGAATTGTGCACCACCACACCCACCGCCATGATGATATTCTTACCGCTATCCGTCTCTCGGAGGAGTTCGGCTACCGGGTGGTACTGCAGCACGTTAGCGAAGCATGGAGAGTGGCCGATGAAATCGCCGGTTCCAGCGTAGTCGGTTCATCCATTATACAGATTGACTCACCGGGCGGTAAACTTGAAGCCATTAATCTATTGAATATCAATGGCAAAGCCCTTGAAGACGCAGGCGCACCGGTAGCCTACCATACCGATGATCCCATTGTGGATAGCAGGTTTTTTCTGCGCTCAGCTGCATTGGGTGTAAATGAAGGAATGAGTCGTCAGAAAGCCCTTGAAGCAGTTACGATTGCAGGTGCCCGGCTGCTTGACCTTGACCATCGGGTCGGATCACTCGAACCGGGTAAAGATGCCGATTTCATCATTCTTAACGGTGACCCGTTCAGCGTTTATACCCATATCGAACAAACATGGATTGAGGGTGAGAAGGCATGGGACCGCAGCAATCCGGATGATAAGGTATATGCAACGGGCGGTTATGATATCTTCCGGCATAATGCCACCCACGTTCACGATATACACGAATGA
- the metK gene encoding methionine adenosyltransferase — MKHLFTSESVSEGHPDKVSDQISDAILDEMLKGDPHSRVAVETLVTTGLAVVSGEVSTEAYVDVQELVRKVIRDIGYTKASYRFDADSCGVLSTIHQQSPDIAQGVDESDEKAQGAGDQGMMFGYASTETDAYMPMTLQYSHDLLRKLAHIRKKTTLMPYLGPDSKSQVTVEYDENNKPKRIDTIVISTQHDEGVEQSLIRQDIKKHLIAEVIPAELMDSHTILHVNPTGKFVIGGPHSDTGLTGRKIIVDTYGGRGAHGGGAFSGKDATKVDRSAAYATRHIAKNVVAAGLAEECLVQVAYAIGVAEPVSVNVNTYRTGKVPDMNLAEAIMKTFDLTPAGIIKRLDLRSPGFLKTAAYGHFGRDEFTWEKLDYVDKIADAVK; from the coding sequence ATGAAACATTTATTTACCTCTGAGTCGGTATCCGAAGGGCACCCCGACAAAGTTTCCGACCAGATATCCGATGCTATTCTTGATGAGATGCTCAAAGGCGATCCGCACTCCAGGGTCGCTGTGGAAACACTGGTTACAACCGGACTGGCCGTGGTTTCGGGTGAAGTATCCACGGAAGCCTATGTGGATGTTCAGGAGCTTGTACGAAAGGTAATCCGCGACATCGGCTACACAAAAGCAAGCTACCGGTTTGATGCCGATTCGTGCGGTGTGCTCTCAACCATTCACCAGCAGAGTCCCGATATTGCTCAGGGAGTGGATGAATCGGATGAGAAGGCTCAGGGCGCCGGAGATCAGGGAATGATGTTCGGCTATGCTTCAACTGAAACAGACGCATACATGCCCATGACGCTTCAGTATTCGCATGATCTGCTTCGAAAACTGGCTCACATACGCAAAAAAACCACCCTGATGCCGTATCTGGGTCCCGACAGCAAGAGCCAGGTTACGGTTGAGTATGATGAGAATAATAAACCGAAGCGGATCGACACCATTGTTATTTCAACACAGCACGACGAAGGAGTGGAGCAATCGCTGATCAGGCAGGATATCAAAAAGCATTTGATAGCTGAAGTGATCCCCGCTGAACTGATGGACTCGCATACCATTCTGCACGTGAATCCTACCGGGAAGTTTGTGATCGGCGGACCGCACAGCGACACCGGACTCACCGGACGCAAAATCATCGTGGATACCTATGGCGGACGCGGTGCGCACGGCGGAGGTGCGTTTTCAGGAAAGGATGCGACTAAAGTAGACCGGAGCGCCGCATATGCTACACGCCATATTGCAAAAAATGTAGTGGCTGCCGGACTTGCCGAGGAGTGCCTGGTACAGGTTGCCTATGCCATCGGTGTGGCAGAACCTGTTTCAGTCAACGTCAATACCTATCGCACCGGAAAAGTACCGGATATGAATCTGGCTGAAGCGATCATGAAAACCTTCGACCTGACACCTGCAGGAATCATCAAAAGGCTCGACCTGAGATCTCCCGGATTTTTGAAAACAGCCGCATACGGCCACTTCGGAAGGGATGAGTTTACCTGGGAGAAACTGGACTATGTGGACAAGATCGCGGATGCGGTGAAGTGA
- the ruvB gene encoding Holliday junction branch migration DNA helicase RuvB, giving the protein MQNPLLNPEEKEIVLEDSLRPESLSEFIGQQKVIKNLSVFIRAAKKRGEALDHVILSGPPGLGKTTLAHIIAREMEVQIKPTTGPVLEKPGDLAGLLTNLEDGDVLFIDEIHRLNPIVEEYLYSAMEDYKLDIVIDSGPNARSVQIDLNHFTLVGATTRKGLLTAPLRARFGIDMRLDYYDTELLQRIALRTAHILQFGITEKGAHEIARRSRGTPRIVNKLLRRTRDFAQVDGLDAINDTIADKALNALDVDKNGLDDMDVRILKAIIENYGGGPVGLGTLGVAVGEDKGTIEEVYEPFLIQEGFMQRTPKGRVATARAYQYLGVKLPGGKGGEGDLFSSESGEPS; this is encoded by the coding sequence TTGCAAAACCCATTATTGAATCCCGAGGAGAAAGAGATTGTGCTGGAAGACAGCCTCAGGCCGGAGTCTCTCTCAGAATTTATCGGTCAGCAGAAAGTGATAAAGAATCTGAGCGTTTTTATCCGGGCGGCAAAAAAACGGGGAGAGGCGCTCGATCACGTTATTTTATCGGGCCCGCCGGGTCTGGGTAAAACCACGCTTGCCCACATTATTGCCCGTGAAATGGAGGTTCAAATCAAACCAACCACCGGTCCTGTTCTTGAGAAACCCGGCGATCTGGCCGGTCTGTTGACCAATCTGGAAGACGGGGATGTTCTTTTTATTGACGAAATACACAGGCTCAATCCCATAGTGGAGGAGTATCTGTACTCTGCCATGGAAGATTATAAACTGGATATTGTGATTGATTCCGGTCCCAATGCAAGAAGTGTTCAGATTGACCTGAACCATTTCACCCTCGTCGGAGCTACTACGCGCAAAGGACTTCTGACGGCGCCGCTGCGTGCGCGATTCGGTATCGATATGCGTCTTGATTATTACGATACGGAACTGCTTCAGCGAATTGCCCTTCGAACGGCTCATATCCTGCAATTTGGAATCACGGAAAAAGGAGCACACGAAATTGCAAGGCGCAGCCGTGGCACACCCAGGATTGTAAATAAACTTCTGCGCAGAACAAGGGATTTTGCACAGGTTGACGGACTGGATGCCATCAATGATACCATCGCCGATAAAGCCCTCAACGCGCTTGACGTGGATAAGAACGGACTGGACGACATGGATGTACGCATCCTGAAAGCGATTATAGAAAATTATGGCGGTGGGCCCGTGGGGCTGGGCACTTTGGGAGTTGCGGTTGGAGAAGACAAGGGCACCATTGAAGAGGTATATGAGCCCTTTCTGATACAGGAAGGGTTTATGCAGCGAACACCCAAGGGCAGAGTGGCAACCGCAAGGGCATATCAATATCTGGGCGTGAAGCTCCCCGGCGGGAAGGGCGGTGAAGGCGATCTTTTTAGCAGTGAAAGCGGTGAGCCTTCCTGA